A window of the Diabrotica undecimpunctata isolate CICGRU chromosome 1, icDiaUnde3, whole genome shotgun sequence genome harbors these coding sequences:
- the LOC140435256 gene encoding uncharacterized protein: protein MNEDWFENKLIANLPKGEKNVVVMHNAPYHSCKQKFLKSSWNKQQVQEWLVREKDIVYKEDYLKSKLLDVANSYADIYDKYNIETLVEKYGVEVLRLPPYHCELNPIEMVWSQVNHYVAARNTDFKKDRVQQLIHINSYPYIKISYR from the coding sequence ATGAACGAAGActggtttgaaaataaactaaTCGCAAACCTCCCAAAAGGAGAAAAAAATGTGGTAGTAATGCataatgctccatatcattcatgcaaacaaaaatttttaaaaagctcCTGGAACAAACAACAAGTTCAAGAATGGTTAGTACGAGAGAAGGATATAGTTTATAAAGAAGATTATTTAAAGTCAAAACTATTGGATGTAGCAAACAGTTATGCAGATATATACGACAAGTATAACATTGAAACTTTGGTCGAGAAATACGGCGTAGAAGTATTACGATTGCCTCCCTATCACTGTGAGCTTAATCCAATAGAGATGGTTTGGAGCCAAGTTAACCATTACGTTGCAGCCCGAAACACTGACTTTAAAAAAGATCGTGTGCAACAACTCATCCATATCAACTCCTACCCATATATCAAGATATCCTACCGGTGA